The sequence GTGAGAGAACAATTGACCAGAAACGATCGGTACAAGCGATTACCTGGATGCCCAAAGGCCAACGGTTTTTGTCAatcgaatggaaaacggaaTCTTCTCAGGCCGACAAGCGGTTCAACATGCGGAGAACATTCTGGGCTCAGATCTTATTGTTGTAGTATGTGAAGTAAAGTAATCAAGAAAGATGGATAACTGATGTCCGATCCTTGTAGAGCACGGATGGAACAAAGCTTCAGGAACATCATCTGCCTCGACTTCAAGTCTGGGATGCGGCCGTGGTACCTGATGAAGAGAGGCTCGTTGCCGTTGCCACATTAATTCGAACTGAGCAGGAACGTCGGCCTGTGAAATCACGGCACGAGAAACGGATATTGAGTAGGTACTCCAAGGCCCTGTTGTCAATGGGTGTGCTAACCCAATGGTACTCAGTTTACAACCTAAACACTAAAGAGATCGAAAAGTAGGTCAAGTATTGAAATCTATGTGGTTTAGTTAGCTAACTGTGCGACAGCCAAGTTCCGCTACTACAGGAGGTTCGAGATATTACGCTTGTATGCGCCTTTATTCTAGTAATTTGACTTTACTTACTCACAAACTCATCAGACGGAGGAAGGCAACTATGCTCTAGTATCGTATGAAAACAAGGCACCACCTCAGGCATGGCGCATCGATAAGATTCTCAGGGAAGGAAAACAGCGACTTGTTCTGGCCCATAGTAAGTCACGCAGTGAAGGGAGATTCGCAAGGGCTCATGTGTTTGTTGGTAACTCGTAGCTTATTTCACAAAAGTAAGAGCATACACTTCCTATATGGGCGCGGCTGACATTATGGTACCATAGTATCCTGTGGACTTTGCTGGACCGAGCTACTTCGGCGGTGTCAAAGATACATTCGTTCTGGCTGCATCCAAAAGTATGTATGGACGAGGGTTGTTCAGGATACAATCTGATTGGCTTGACTCAGGTGGCGAGATATACATTTGGGAACGATCATCAGGAGTTCTTCTACACTCACTTAAGGCCCCCGACCAGGAGGTGGGCGACACGTTTCTGTACTATGTGAACAGAGCAACTAATAAATCATCTACAGCTTACAAACCTTGCATGGAACCATAAATCCCAAGCGGGTTCATGTTTGCATCCGCAGCACATGATGGAATGGTCAGAATTTGTGCGTGCAACAGCTTAGCCCGACCGTAACGGACTATTGTACTGATACGAGTCAACACTAGGGACGACAACGGCTGCGGCATCCATGGGCCGGAGTACAGCGCCATCACCAGAGCCACAAGAGATAGAGAGCCCTGGCCCTTTTCGCCAAGAACATCGTCCTGGAAGCCCGCCCATTAGCCCCCCAGGAAGCCCACGGTTGTGATGAATGCCAATGATGATAACGTGCACTGATGATGTAATTTTTGTTATTTTGGGATAATGGGGTACACATATAGGCTGAAATCGCGCTTTGTATTGTTGGTTGCGTGTTTTTTACTTGTTTTAAATGGACTTTGTTGTTTATCGGGAACTTAGATCGATCATGAGGTGCGGAACCGGATACCCCGGGCATTTGGTAAGCGCTCGCAGGTGGTTCCTCCGAACTCAAATATTATAAGTGCCAAGGCGCAAAGGGCACCTCCACGTTTTGTCGGGTGTGACAAGCatctcctcatttttgccACACTCCGCAAGGACCCCGTAGGACGACTTTGACGCTTTTGTATATCACGACGTCACGAACCTATATAACGCTCTGCACGACCACAGAAAACCATTTTACGACCCACTAACGGCAGTGCCGTGATTTTTCTGCCTTATCGAGTGAACGATCGATGACGGAGAGAACCGTGACCTGTAAGTGCCATAATGCAATCACTTATACAGTACACTGGAAACTGACTAGCATCGGATTGATCTGCCTTAGTCCGTTCGAATGATGATTTCCTTACAGCAGAGCCTAGCTCGTACCTGAGAGGTGGATCAGAGCGCCCGAGTACGTGATAGTAACTATTTTTCAGCATTTTCACTAAACCACTTGGGTTACAGTAGCCAATCCTGCTAAGCGCAAACAAACTCTTCTGGCACTGCTCTCAGAGCTCTCAGACTTGCGGGACGCAGAGGACTTTGACAAGGAAGTTAGAGACTCAGCCCCCAGCAATGGGAGCACAGGAGCCTTGGGTGGTGGGTTTATTCAACCTCCCCCAGCCTACTTAGTACTAAATACGTCATGTTTCGTAGTAGAGACGGTACAAGACAGTCAATCACGCGAGGGCGTGGCCATTTTCCTTGCGTTCGACAACCATGTGACCAGTCTAGATCGGCAACTTCAAGGTTTTGCTAATGCCGTTCGCCAGCTTGGGTCTAGCGTGGGTCTGCTAAATGCGACATACTATTTGCGTGGCTCGCTCATTCAGATCGAGTATCTCTTCCGGGAAAACGTGAGCACTGCTATCTATATTCTATGTCCATCTAACATTTTTCAAGGCGGCTGACTTGTTCAGTGAGATTCGACGCAAACGAGATGGCAGTCGTGACTCCCCGTAGGGACCCCGTTTTCCCTATATTTTGCGCCAATTTTACTGACCCTCTCGCCATTTTCCCTCAAGGCTAAGGGCCACTAAAGCCGAAAGAGATCGTGTTCACACCGGCATGAGGCCCCAAATCAAGCCGTTAAAGGATATCGAGCAACTTCCCGAAGAGATGGACAGACTCGCACAACAAATCCACGTGTTTGTAAATCGTTTGTAAGTGGAGCTTCGATACGATCTTCCAAGCGAGAAAACAGCTCACGCCACTTTCAGAAACGATATTCCAGAATTTACGGATGAACTTGTCAATGCTTCATTTATTTCGTTTGCCAGTGATCTGAGGGTAGGAAGGTTTCTCAAAAACTTCAGTCTCCTATTAAACCTTTCTCGTAGTACCGAGCATCGTGTTTGAGGGAATTTAGTGAGTGTGAACAAAACTGTTCTGCACACAAGTACTGAAATTCTTCTCAGAGGGGCAACTGAAGACCAGTGCTCTTCAACGGTATATAAACGATCTATCCACAGATATTGGTACACATATGGAATCCATGAACGAGGCGCTAACCAATTTTGTGGAGGTAAGCGAACTGACGCCCTTGTGGAAACGGCGCTAATTATACTAGGTTGGAGTGCCCACCATCCGACATGCCCAGACGCACACCGCAAATGGCCTTCAGTACCTCTCCGCTGTAGTAAGTACGGTGCGGGTCACGTTCTTATTCGATGGTATTAACCTTTCACTGTAGGCTACGTTTTTCAGTGGCGTAACGGCGACAACGATCCAGTACAGGTAGGGACACACTTTAGAACATCTTACTGCCTTGAGGACTCAAATTTTGTTTCGAGTTTTGATCAAACGGGGAATACACGCGCAGACATGGTAAACGCTATGTGGATTATCGTCAGTACCTTTATGAGGATCTCGATCATGCGAGTCTAATAAGTTGTCCCAGAGTTTGATATTTTCCATTGCTAGCGCTATCAACTCCCAGGTATTTTTCTCATTTAGTTTCATAACATAATTCGCTGACTTTGTTCAATGTGGATCAGCTCGCGTATCACTGTGAGTGTGCCTAAAACAAATGCCTATCATCGTCTTAATTGTAAACAGGGCGAGCCGCTATATACCGCTCCCCACGTAACTATGTGCCGTGTGAGTCTAGTGAGGATCCCGAGTTGCCTGATCATTGACAACTGGGTCGCAGGGTGGGTTTCAATATGGATTAAACGCTCGCCTCTCTTCTTCTTAATTGTGCGTAAATATATGGTTATTCTCAGGCGCTATGGCTAACAGACGTATTAGGGCTCCGTTATCGCATTTTCGATAGGATTATGTGGTAAGGGGGATTCGAGCTTCGATATCTCCTTCTTTTAACCCTGTTTCTTACTTTCGCGCAGTATTCACTTACAGTAGCCGTCAAAGCCCTGTTGTCAGTGCTCTGGTCACTGCCTTCACCATAGTGACTTCCTCGGGCCTGAGTAAGTTTTGGCGATCTGTATGCAAACTGATATTAAACAGTTGATTAGTTTCGGTCGGATTATGGTTCATGTCCGAACGATGGATCTTCTCGCGCACACGAGGAAAACGTTGGCTATTCGACGTCCTTAACGAAACCCAAGCCAAGATAAACAGACTGTTGGGAATCACATGGGTCTTAAAACAGTTCCCAGAGGACATAGGCCCTAGGCTAATGCGATGGTCTCGCCTTCAAGTACACAACATCAGAACGGCATTACAGATGGCGTACATATACTGTACTTGTCGTAGCCCGTCGGAAATTGATGAGGAGAAACAGGCCCACCTGTCCGATTTTGCTGCTGATCCTCCACGAAGCAGTGGTCTTCCTCCCCGTCCCTCCGGAGCACGCTCAGATGATGATACCATCTCAATCGCGGACACAAATTATTCTGCGTTGGCATCCCCTCGGTTTACAGATAAGCAACCGCTTCCAACTTCAACCTCTATGACAAGCATTCCTTCGAGTTCGAGTGGTCATCCAAGAGAAACGCCTCCAGGTTTTTCTACTGTTGCGTTGCCTGCTACTATTACAGAAGGAGAACTAGAAAGGCCGCCCCCTCCTAGACGATTGAAGAGCCTGGTGGAAAGGGTGAGTGTCAGTCTTTTGAATTTAAAGATCACAAGCCTCATACCACAACAGATCATTGCCATCAATAAGTCTGCGCCCGGAAGAACAGTGTCTGGCCGAACTGACCTTGAATCAACCACGGGAAGACCGAGAGCAAGTACTGAGGGCTACATTCCTTCTTCGTATGCACTCAAAGCACGGCTCACCAAACTCAAACCTGGTCTTGAAAACCTTCGTATTACTCAGTTTATGACGGAACATATGGCTCTAGTGAAACACATGCAATTTAGTCCTAATGGTGATTACTTGGCCACGTGCAGGTGCGTGTATACTGCCAGGATTTTCAATCAACTGCTAAATTGGAATTCCGCAGCTGGGATCGTACAGCTATTATCTGGAAGATTGGGGATACAGTGGAAATGTGCATGAAATTGTACCACCCGGTGTCCTCAGGTGGATTCGTAAATCAGGTTGCATGGTCCCCGGACGGCGAGCGATTACTGACTAGGACGCAAAAAGCTATCAAAATTTGGAATCCCTACGTACGTACCCATATCATCGTTTCGTTTGGAATGTGGCTAAATCTTATGTTTTAACAGACTGGTATAAGCACGCGAACTATCACTAGAGGGAGATCAATCCAATATGCATCCTGGATGCCAAGCGGAAATGGCTTCTTAGCTGTTGAGTATAAGTCCCAATCTCGGGCCGGTCAAGTTACAGCTACGAATCTTGTCCAATTGGTATGTTTACTGGATCGGTTGAATATTGCTCGATCTGACTCTGTAATCAGGACGCCGAAGGAAAGGTTCTTTACACGCATATATTGGATAGGATTCAGATCTGGGATACAGCGATTATGGCTGACGAAGTTCGCGTACTGGCTGTTGGCACTTTGGTAGAAAGCAGAGATCGGCTTCAGCCGATTCAGTCTCGTGCTGAAAAACGCCTGTTAAGTGAGACATCTTCCGCATACTCTGTGGAGTCTTAGCTAATTGCGCATAATTCTAATAAGTTTATAATCTGAAGACAAACGAAGTAGAGCAGTGAGTAATTGCATTTCAGCCCTTAAAGTGCTTTTATAACTCATATGTTCACCCTATAGCCATGTGCCACTTCTTCAGGAAGTTCGCAATATATCCTTGAGCGTGAGTCCAATCGGGGATATTTCACCCACGTACTCATTGATTGCACAATAATAGACTCCGGTCAATAAGGTTACCCATGCGCTAGTGTCACACGAGAACAAATCACCCCCTCAAATGTGGAGAATCGACATGAAAACTACAATCAGGCCTGGTGAACACGTTGCAAGACTCGTCCTAGTGCATTGTGAGCTTATTCAGCCCCTAGCTCCTAATTCTTCCTTTATTCTAACCTTATTCGTGTAAGCCTATCTCACAAAGGTGAGGTCTCGTGTGGGCGAGTGGTGATTATGTGTTGACAATGGTTTTAGACTCCAGTCGAGTTTGCAGGCCAAAGTTTCTTTGGTGGACCTGATGAAATGTTTGTCTGCTGTTCTTCAAAGAGTGAGTAATTAACTTCCTTTAGTATGTCCCTGCTAATAGACAATAGGCGGGGAGATGTATGTCTGGGATCGAATTTCTGCCACCTTGTTACACACCCTTCGTCCGgatgacatggaagtggtaAGTAAAAATCAATGTCAATCTATTCAAGCGACATACTAAAATTTATTTCTAGATTAAAATATTTGCCTGCAATCGCAGGGCTATTCCTCGGTTTATGCTCGTATCTGGCGCACTTGATGGTACACTGCGAGTTTGTAAGGTGGATTCTCGCCAATAGCACCTACAATACTAATATAGTTTCTATCCAGGGTCTTCTCCAGCATCTCCACCCCCCAGTAGGCAGCTTACTTCGTCGCCCGAGCTGCAAGCATCTCTGGGGTCGAGCTCTCCTCAGAGGGGCGGGTCGGTCGGTACCACAGTTACTCCAGGTCCAACTGACCCAATTGGTATAGCTGTCTAACTGGAGACCTGACCATGATCAAGTTCGAAATTACTTTGGATCTTCGTGCGCCCTCGCTCTCATGCCCTTTACAATGATTTATGAACTTTAAGAATCCTTAGAGTCGCAACGTTTCGATGTCTACAATTCGGTTGTGTGCACCCACCTGTTGCTGACTAATAAGCTCCGTAATTTGACTTTGGCTGTTTTCAGTCATCGTACCAAGCAACCACGACCCTGTACACTGTGTAGTTACCTCTAGACTAATCAAAGATTACGTTCAGATACAAATAACTGGCGTTTGCTGTTCTATCGCTTCTCGAGTGACTGTGCTGGTGACTATGCTGCGAGCAAATTGCGGCTTGCCAAGCGGGCTCAGTACATCGACTTCGGAGATATGAGAGCTATTCTTTGCCACTCACCACCCGCACACTAAAGCCGCTATTTTCTGCCTTTGAACTGTAAAATGATGTGACTAGAGCAAGTTCTTTTTGTTCAATTTCCCGCTCCCGCCCGAATTTTACTTTAGATTTCTCTTCGATAATCGACTGATGCCCTCTTGAGATGCCTTGGAAACGCGTGTTGATTGCTACAACCGGGCGCAAAATTCCTTGGGAAATCCATTCAATCGACAAGCAATTTATTGGGCGTAGTCTCAGCACGAAGTATAATACGGCAATCACAATGCTCTAGCTAGATAGCCTCGCGAACCATATTATACCAGTACCACATCTCTCCTGGATTTCTTGAACTATCACCTGGTCTCGTCAACACTTCAACTTATTCATATGATCTCCGCTAAACTCGTAGGCCTTCTTACATTATTAAGTGTTGGCAGCCGAATGGCCGTTTTGGGACTTGAAGAAGAGCGTAGGGTAAGTTACTCGATTTCCATATTATACATGACGCCCGCTGATCACAGTATCAAGTGGAAAGATCTAGGTAGCGCATATTTCGAAGGTAAATCCTTGAAAATGAGCTGCATTGGAGCGGGATGTACTCACAGGCTTGTTAGAGCTTGAGACTGGTGACGAGCAAGAAGTGAAGGAGAAGGTGAGCCCCCACCATAGGCGAAAATTTACTTACCAACACTTCCTCAAGATCAATCTCTCGAGCTGTGTTGCCGTTCCAGTAGTTGTCACAATTACACTAACAGAGGTGGGTTTCATCTACCATACACATGATCGAGAACATGAGTGTACTAACCACGTCCTAGGCCCCCTCTCACGTTCCAACAATCTCCTCTTATATAAATACACCCACACCTGCCTGCAGTCGACGGATGAATAGCTCATCGGATATGACAGGAGTCATCCGTGATTCCAGGCTTTTCGCATCAGGGATACCTCGCCACCTGAATCCCCCACTTGGCGGGACACACATTCCTGCTTGCCAAGATCCTATCATCCTTCCTACCGTAACAGACAAACATTATATTCGCCCGACTGCGTCTGGGCGACATAAAATTATCAGACCAACTTCAGATTCTCAGGTAATTACTGAAGGATCGCCCACATTACTTTCTACCCCCGTATCATATCCGTCGTCACAGGCTACTCCTCCGATCCGCGAGCCGGCCCGACCACATTCGCATATCCCAGCAAATATACTCACATCTCCTCCAGCCATACCGCAAGGTGGTCAGGAAGAATTACCGCTTTCTCCCCCAGAAAATAACTTTGTTCGAGAGGATTAAATACCTGTAGAATATCCGCTCGTTTCGAATAAGTGTCATTACTTGATTTTGGTCAGACTACATTGTACCCCTTACGCTGAGATATACGTTTGATGTACGCTACAAAGCTTAATTTTAATAGATATATACGTATTTTATGTGAGAAGACTGGCACCAATATCAGCCCTACTTGGGCTCCCATCAATTAAGCTGCCTTAAAACTAAATTAACCATACTCCAAATTCAATGATATTGCCAATTCTCCTGTGATTACGAGCCTTACAGGTACATATACGAATGATAAGCAACCTTCACATACGCATAAGCTCTGCAAAATCAGCCGGAGCTCGTGAGCCCTAAATGCTTGGGAAGCATAAACGAGATTACCATGAGGGTCTCGTTTAAGTTTCTCGAGTATTTCGGGCTCACAAGCTCCGATGGATTTTGCAGAGAGGGTCCTGTATAGTTCCGCTCCCACCTCAAGCATCGGCCGAAGCGGCAAACTAACATTTCATTACACGATCCAATTGCGATCGCCCTGCTCAATAAGTATCCCGCCCAATCCATCATGCCCATCAACGTAGCAATCGTCGGCGTCGGACTCGTTGGCTCAGAAACTATCTCTCAGCTCGCTCGGCTTGCCCAGTTCCGTATAGTTGCACTTTCAAACTCCAAAAAGTTGCTCTTCAATCCATCTGGGATCCCAGTCTCATCATGGCAATCAGAGCTTGCATCGTCGGACTCTAAGCCTGATCTCGACCAGCTAACGAGATCTTTGGCAGAGCTAAGAGCTAGGGGAGACAGAGTTGCGCTAGTAGATAACACATCCTCCGACGCTGTTGCTGGATTGTATCCTACATTCTTGAGCGCTGGGATTGACGTTGTTACTCCGAACAAGAAAGCTTACTCATCTGACCTCGGACTATATCAGAGAATAAAAGACGCGAGCGCACAGAGCGGAGCAAGATACCTGAATGAGTCTACTGTCGGAGCAGGATTACCGATCATTTCGACCTTGAAGGATCTGATCGCGACTGGGGATAAAGTGAATCATATATCTCACTAATGATGTAGATCCACACCTTTTAACCTGACGCCTTTAGGTCATTAAAATCGAAGGTGTCCTCTCTGGCACACTCAGCTATATCTTCAACGAATATTCTAAACCTGGTGGAGGAGACTCCGCATTCTCTTCCATTGTCAAAGTCGCACGGGAGAAAGGGTACACCGTATGTTGTTACCCAAAATTATATTGGTCGCGCGAACTAACTCATACATAGGAACCGCATCCAGGAGACGATCTGAATGGTGCAGACGTTGCGCGAAAACTCACTATCCTTTCTCGAATGATCCCCGAGCTTACCTCTGCACTCCCTCAAGGATACAAATCTGTATCAATCACCTCACTCGTCCCGGATGCTCTCACGGACATTGCATCCGGAGATGAGTTCATTGCACGACTGCCAGAATTTGACGTTGACCAAGCCAAGCTTAGAGACGAGGCTACAAAGGAAGGAAAAGTACTGAGGTATGCGGGCGTAATTGATGTGAAGAGTGGAACGATCAAGGCCGCGTTGGAAAAGTGAGTTTACAAGAGTGAGCTGTGCAAGTCTTGACAATAATTGGATGATAGGTACCCGGTCGATCATTCGTTTGCGACTGCGTTGGGAGGATCTGATAACATTATTGCTTTTCATACGGAGAGATATAGTCCTCGACCTTTAATTGTACAgggtgctggtgctggtgcagCAGTAACTGCCATGGGTGTCGTGAGCGATTTGCTCAAGCTGTAAATTTTTTATGGCTGGTGTGCTATCAAAATGAGTAAATTGGTTGACTGCTCTGTCGTGAAGAGGGACGTTTTGCGACGAAGCCTGCGGAGTCACAAAACAGCGACTTAGCCGGAGCAtgtagcgagtcacgtgacgacCGCTTCATGCCGTGCcgacttgcgtccgacctcctccaccgtccGGGCTCGTATACACCGAGTGTCGCGGCACGCCTTTGCGTGTCGTTTTATCCCGCCCACCATCCCATAGGTcacgagagctggtttgggccgcccacccacgagccagactcgcggtcgggcgcccccggtccaccctcgctgcttcgcagccgcgggggttccccaacctcaccggtctgggtGTCGTGGCCGACGCGGAcgagcgggcagaggataagTCGGCCCTGCTTAAGTTCAATCGTCCCAGATCTTATCGCCATACCCAATATCATACATCTACTCTTGGATAAAGCCTTGCTTATGCCTAGCTCCAAAACATCTTTGTTAGCGAATCGCTCAACTTCGGCTATGATATGTTAACCCGTATTGTATACACCTAAATTTAAACGAATCTACAAGTGCTTTCCATGTGAGAAGGCATGAAAAAGAATAGAAAAATATCTACTATACCCCATATCTAAGTGAAATAGGGGAGAATGATGACTACATGAGATTTTTATACGAAAAATATAAATAAAAAAGATGACAGGTCATACGGACGCGCATATACACGGACCAAGTTACAATACTGGTACCAATATTTCAACAGAGGGGATAGGATGTAATTACGTCATATGCTTATGTTAGATCTGTGGCACAAGTGGCAACTTGTATATTCAAGAGACAAAACATGTTTGTGATAGAGCACTTGCTCGTCGAATGCCATGCTTTTTACACTTGTGTCCCACTCTTCATCAACGATATTAAATCAAAGCCGACGTGGCAAAATTTAGATACGAGCACGAAACTACGAACAAGACTTCATTGTCGAGTGCCTCCCCTTCGTAACATTCCCCCGAATCCGTATATACCACCGTTAAGCTCCAGCTGAGGTAGGTCATCCACCCCTCGTAGCTCTACTAATTCATAATCTGGTTGACCTTGAACGCTGTATTTTTGTCCAGACGGTTGGAACTCCCTGCCTACTGCTATTGTAGGAGCCGGGGTAGAACTAGGCTTGGTGAAGGATAGGCAAGTCGCGGCATCCTTGGGGGTGGTTCTTGGTTTCTGGGCTGATGTCCTAGTAGGA comes from Rhizoctonia solani chromosome 4, complete sequence and encodes:
- a CDS encoding WD repeat protein, yielding MSSVLGARIADRMYRDPTFDWSSASWRDSVTGEINSPTFLSSEPAPYATGTRTPPERTGTNRRKQTLLALIDELAALREEEIEKEREISHGLTKDERASGDAEGVERFQAFDERIRGLDLKLQAFANAVRQLGSSVGLLNAAYHLRARLRQIQYFFQENAAELFDGVPHAPNVGTKPYSARKRGKVRRHMAVGPENNKLWSTEIEDLPGEMENLAKDLDVFLNRLNDVPEFTDEAVNASIKAFEGIYGQYRASCLREFEGQLKYSAVSRYINDLTEDLGMHMDSMKESLNTFIDVGVPTIRFSQKHTATGLQNLSTVATFFSGVTATTLQFSFEAHNDAVQNLVNGLWISSLVFSIASAINSQLAYHWRAAMYRSPRCYVPWWVSIWITRTPLFFLVGSVIAFSAGLCVFTYSSDQSPAVSAVVTSFTVVTSSALLCVGLWFASERWTFARTKGSRWLLDILEEHGEKAGKVTGITPTKQAAKRGAQRTQTLFKDVKRSMTSASERVVGVAGRMGSAVDVIKAVPRDFMRTMSSLAIVTDGTSSNARGDEESQDGTYRTDSPTAMFNGDNSSGSLGVNPQSEKRKLSDLGRSNEEPIPEHEPLTLDTRTAPGLVVNPPSAAPTTPGSTSNSSNSPHVDPGPSEQPQPNARLRALTRRVIHTFRLVPHNHPPSPPVRSMSSPSVMSDSRHRRDSSEHELIPARIQTYVPMLRTLRSSQLLTEHVALVKHLQFSPDGKFLATCSWDRTALIWRVGAGPYGEFELMHKLVHTARVGGFVGQVAWSPNGEQLLTKQLKSIKVWSSKTGVCERTIDQKRSVQAITWMPKGQRFLSIEWKTESSQADKRFNMRRTFWAQILLLYTDGTKLQEHHLPRLQVWDAAVVPDEERLVAVATLIRTEQERRPVKSRHEKRILIYNLNTKEIENQVPLLQEVRDITLTEEGNYALVSYENKAPPQAWRIDKILREGKQRLVLAHTYFTKYPVDFAGPSYFGGVKDTFVLAASKSGEIYIWERSSGVLLHSLKAPDQELTNLAWNHKSQAGSCLHPQHMMEWSEFIDHEVRNRIPRAFVRSNDDFLTAEPSSYLRGGSERPIANPAKRKQTLLALLSELSDLRDAEDFDKEVRDSAPSNGSTGALGVETVQDSQSREGVAIFLAFDNHVTSLDRQLQGFANAVRQLGSSVGLLNATYYLRGSLIQIEYLFRENAADLFSEIRRKRDGSRDSPLRATKAERDRVHTGMRPQIKPLKDIEQLPEEMDRLAQQIHVFVNRLNDIPEFTDELVNASFISFASDLRYRASCLREFKGQLKTSALQRYINDLSTDIGTHMESMNEALTNFVEVGVPTIRHAQTHTANGLQYLSAVATFFSGVTATTIQYSFDQTGNTRADMVNAMWIISLIFSIASAINSQLAYHWRAAIYRSPRNYVPWWVSIWIKRSPLFFLIGSVIAFSIGLCVFTYSSRQSPVVSALVTAFTIVTSSGLISVGLWFMSERWIFSRTRGKRWLFDVLNETQAKINRLLGITWVLKQFPEDIGPRLMRWSRLQVHNIRTALQMAYIYCTCRSPSEIDEEKQAHLSDFAADPPRSSGLPPRPSGARSDDDTISIADTNYSALASPRFTDKQPLPTSTSMTSIPSSSSGHPRETPPGFSTVALPATITEGELERPPPPRRLKSLVERIIAINKSAPGRTVSGRTDLESTTGRPRASTEGYIPSSYALKARLTKLKPGLENLRITQFMTEHMALVKHMQFSPNGDYLATCSWDRTAIIWKIGDTVEMCMKLYHPVSSGGFVNQVAWSPDGERLLTRTQKAIKIWNPYTGISTRTITRGRSIQYASWMPSGNGFLAVEYKSQSRAGQVTATNLVQLDAEGKVLYTHILDRIQIWDTAIMADEVRVLAVGTLVESRDRLQPIQSRAEKRLLIYNLKTNEVEHHVPLLQEVRNISLSTPVNKVTHALVSHENKSPPQMWRIDMKTTIRPGEHVARLVLVHSYLTKTPVEFAGQSFFGGPDEMFVCCSSKSGEMYVWDRISATLLHTLRPDDMEVIKIFACNRRAIPRFMLVSGALDGTLRVWSSPASPPPSRQLTSSPELQASLGSSSPQRGGCLTGDLTMIKFEITLDLRAPSLSCPLQ
- a CDS encoding WD40 domain-containing protein, giving the protein MAVLGLEEERRWKDLGSAYFEELETGDEQEVKEKINLSSCVAVPVVVTITLTEAPSHVPTISSYINTPTPACSRRMNSSSDMTGVIRDSRLFASGIPRHLNPPLGGTHIPACQDPIILPTVTDKHYIRPTASGRHKIIRPTSDSQVITEGSPTLLSTPVSYPSSQATPPIREPARPHSHIPANILTSPPAIPQGGQEELPLSPPENNFVRED
- a CDS encoding aspartate kinase, with the translated sequence MPINVAIVGVGLVGSETISQLARLAQFRIVALSNSKKLLFNPSGIPVSSWQSELASSDSKPDLDQLTRSLAELRARGDRVALVDNTSSDAVAGLYPTFLSAGIDVVTPNKKAYSSDLGLYQRIKDASAQSGARYLNESTVGAGLPIISTLKDLIATGDKVIKIEGVLSGTLSYIFNEYSKPGGGDSAFSSIVKVAREKGYTEPHPGDDLNGADVARKLTILSRMIPELTSALPQGYKSVSITSLVPDALTDIASGDEFIARLPEFDVDQAKLRDEATKEGKVLRYAGVIDVKSGTIKAALEKYPVDHSFATALGGSDNIIAFHTERYSPRPLIVQGAGAGAAVTAMGVVSDLLKL